Within the Myxococcaceae bacterium JPH2 genome, the region CAGCTGCATCACCGGCACCGGGTTCATGAAGTGCATCCCGATGACGGACTCGGGGCGCTTCGTGGACGCGGCGATGCGGGTGATGGGGATGGAGGACGTGTTGGTGGCCAGGATGCCGCCGGGCCGCACCACCGCGTCCAGCTCCAGGAAGATGCGGCGCTTGAGGTCCTCGTTCTCGGTGACGGCCTCGATGGCGAAGTCCACGTCCTTGGCGTCCGTGGCCTGGGTCAGCGTGGCGAGGTTGGCCTCGGCGGCCTTCTGCTTCGCCTCGTCCAGCTTGCCCTTCTCCACCAGCTTCTTCAGGCCGCCGCGGATGCGCTCGGCGCCCTTGGCGAGCCCTTCCTTGGACACATCCACCAGCGTGACGCGCAGGCCCGCGACCAGCGCCACCTGCGCGATGCCCGCGCCCATCTGCCCTGCACCGACGACGACGACGTGCTCCGTTGCCATGGCGTTCGTGGACCCCTCGGTCATTTGGGAAAACGTGCGGGCGGCCATAACGCACGCCCTGGGGGCGGTCAACGACTGGCGTCTGGCAGGCGGAGCTGGCGAACGATGCGCGCATCCTCTCCCACGGAGAGCGTGTCCTCCACGCGCAGCCGGGCCTCCTGCCCTTCCCGCTTCACGAACAGCAGCGCGCGGAAGGTGCCCTCGGGCAGGGCCGCCTGGACCTCCACCCGGGGCGGCGGCCCGGAGGGAAAGAAGCGCTCCTCGCGCTTCTCGATGTGGCCGTCCTCGCCCACCACCTGGATGTCCAACGCGCGCGCCGAGGCCCAGCCTGGGCCCTCCAGCTCGAACACCAGCTCGCGCTCCGGGATGGACGTGGAGCGCCACAGCCACAGGCCCAGCGCCGCCAGGAGGAGCACCGGGAGCCGCTTGGCCAACGGGTGGGAGCGCCACCCCGCGCGAGACCCAGGCCGCGGGGAGGAGGAAGACTCGGGTGCTTCCGCCACCCCGTTACTCCTTCTTGGTCCGCCGCGAGGGGCGACGGGCATTCAGCTCGGAGATGACCACGCGGGCCGAGTGCTGCACGGGCGCCTCGGCGGCCTTCTTGCGCGGCTCCGGCTCTTCCTGGGGCTCCGGCTCGCGCGCCGGTTCGTCCTTCTCGTGCGGCACCAGGCGGATCTGCGCCTTCACTTCCACGGTCATGCCGGACAGGAGCTTGAGGAACTCGTCGCGCAGCTTCTCCGACTGGAGGAAGCGCCGGAGCTCCTCGGAGACGACCCGGGTGAGGTCGTCCTTCGTCTTCTCCGCCTGGGAGAGGATGAAGCCCAGCGCCTCCTTCGGGAGCTTGAGCTGACCCGCCAGCGAGCGGATGCCCTCCTCCGTCATGAAGATGGCGCCCAGACCCGCGACCGCCATGCGCCGCACGAACTCGGGAACGAAGCCGCCCACACCCGGGCGCCCGTCACGGCCGGGGTGCTGCTCGTCATCGTCGAGCAGCGGATCAGGCGGGAAGTCATCGTTGCCGGCCATGCGGTCTCCTCGGGTTGTTCAGCGGGCCTGGACTACGGGCAGCGGAATGCCCTTCATCGTCTGCGCGGACACGCGCCCCGCGATGTTGCGCGCCACGTCCTGGAAGGCCTTGGCCTCCGGGCTGTCCTTGGCGGACACCACCACGGGCGTGCCGGAGTCTCCGGACTCGCGCACCTTGAGGTCCAGGGGAATCTCCCCCAGGAACGGGATGCCGAACATCTCGGCGGCCTTGCGCCCACCGCCGTGGTTGAAGATGGCCGTGGTGTGCGAGCAGTGCGGGCACACGAACTGGCTCATGTTCTCCACGATGCCCAGCACGGGGATGTGAACCTTGTCGAACATCTGCTTGGCGCGCACCACGTCCGCCAGCGCCACGTCCTGCGGCGTCGTCACCAGCACCGCGCCGGCCGCGCGCACCGACTGCGACAGGCTGAGCGCCACGTCGCCCGTGCCCGGCGGCAGGTCCAGCACCAGGTAGTCCAGCTCGCCCCAGTTCACGTCTCGCACCAGCTGCATCAGCGCGCCGTGCAGCATGGGGCCGCGCCAGATGAGCGCCTGATCCGCCTCCACCAGGAAGCCGATGGACATGACCTTGAGGCCGTGCGCGGTGAGCGGCTCCAGCGACTTGCCATCCGGGCTCACGGGACGCTTGTCGGACAGGCCCGTCATGAGCGGCACGGAGGGGCCGTAGAAGTCCGCGTCCAGCAGGCCCACCTTGGCCCCGTGCTGGGCCAGCGCGGTGGCCAGGTTCACCGCCACGGTGCTCTTGCCCACGCCGCCCTTGCCGGCGCCCACGAGGATGATGTTCTTCACCTTGGGCAGCATCGCGTTGCCCGAGCCGCCCGCCACCGAGCGCACCTGGGCGCCCCACTCGATGTCGAACTTCTTCAGTCCGGGCACCGCCTTGAGCGCCGCCTCGGCGTCCGCCTGGATCTTCCCCTTCATGGGACAGGCGGGCGTGGTCAGCTCAATCTTGAGTTTCACCGAGTCACCGGCGACGCGGACATCCTTCACCATCCCGGCCTTCACCAGGTCCACGTGCAGCTCGGGATCCATCACCTTCGACATCGCCGTGAGGATGTCGGACTCGGAAACGCTCATCAGGACACCTGAAACCTTTTGGAATACGGGCGTTTGCACGCCTGAACGGGGCGCGGAGATTGCCAGCCCCCCGAGGGCTGTCAACGTCGATTAACGCGCCGGCACGACTGCCGCACGGGAGCGGAAGGACGCCTGTTCATTCGAGCGCCGCCACCCGGTACTCGCCATCCTCCAGGACGAGCCGCACCGCTCGCTCCTCGCCCACGGGCAGCACCGCCGCCCCCGCGGCCACTCGGATGGGCGCATGCAGGGCGAGCCGGGCGCGTCTCAGGCGCTCCTTCGCCAGGGGCTCTCGCTCGAAGTCCTCGCGCAGCCGCTCCGGGGTGTAGCGGGCGCGCAACGGCGCGGCGAGCAGCCCCCAGGTGGTCTTCCAGTCCCGGGCCTCGGCCGCGTCCAAGAAGCGCGTCAGCGCGGCGCGGGGGGCGTCGGCGGGGCGGGCCTCCACCACCTTCCAGCCCTCCGGACCTCGCGCGAGGGTCAGCGAGGGCGAGCGCGCCTCCAGCTCGGCGCTCCCAGCCCGTACCGCGGCGGCCCGCTCCCGGCGGACCTTCTCATCCGCGTACTGCTCCAGGAAGGCCACCTCTCCGTCGGGGGCGCCTTGGGTGAGCGCGTACGCCGCCGGCAGCCGGTTCTCCTCGAGCGCCTTCGCATAGGCCTCGGCCACGGCTCCGGGCTCGCGCGGCGCGGTGGCGCAGGCGGCGAGCAGGGGCAGGCTCAGCAGCACGGTGGGCGTTCTCATGGGGCGCGGCAGGGTAGACCCGGCATGGACGGAGCGGCAATCCCCGTCACGGGCGCGTGGCTCGCCAGAGGTGATGGAGCCACGGAGGCAGTGCGCCTTCGGGCTCCTCCTCGTCCCAGGACTCCAGGCCGACCGCAACGGGACACAGGGCATAGGTCCGCGCGTGCGCCACGCTCGACAGCAGGCGCAGCAGGGACAGGCGCCGCTCGGCGGCCCCGTAGCGCACCAGCTCGAAGTGCTCGGTGCCCTGCCCCGCCAGCTCCAGGGCGCGCCGGCAGGCCTCCTCGAAGCCACCGATCCGGTCCACCAGCCCCGCGTCCCGGGCCCGCAGGCCCGAGTAGACCCGCCCCTCGGCTCGCGCGTGGATCTCCTCCGTCGTCCGGCCTCGCGCCTGGGCGACGGTCTCCAGGAAGGACTGGTAGGACTCCTCCACCTCCGCTTCGAGCGTGGCCCGCTCATGGGGCGTGAAGCCGCGCGCCGCGGAGGCGAAGCCGGCGTTCTGGCCCCGGGTGATGACGGTACGCCGCACGCCGAACCACTCCAGCAACTCGGAGAACTCGAACTTGCCGATGAACACGCCGATGGAGCCCACCACGGCGTAGGGCGCGGACCAGAGTTCCCGAGCGCCGAGCGCCGCCATGTACCCGCCGCTGGCGCAGACCGAGTCCATGTAGGCCACCACGGGCTTGGCGGCCGCCACGCGCCGCACGGCCTCGAGGATCTGCTCCGACGGGAGCGCTCCGCCTCCCGGGCTGCTCACATGCAGCAGCACGGCCCGCACGCGGGGATCTCTCCCCGCGCGCCGCAGCGACTTCACCACCGCCTCCGCCGCCGCGAAGCGACCCCGCCCCGCGCCTCCGCCGACAATCACCCCGGACACCGGCACCAGCCCAAGCCGAGGCGGTCGACGCACCGGGCGCCACCGCACCGGGGGGAACACCCGCGTGTCCAGATAGGCCGCGAAGGGCTCCAGCGGCGCGGCGTCCTCACCAGGCTCCGTGGGCGGCAGGCCCAGCCGCGCGGGGAGATCCGCCTCGCTCACCAGCGCGTCCACCAGCCCCGCTGCCAACGCCCGGCGCGCGCTGTAGGGCCCGGCGTCGATGAGCGCCCGTGCCTCCTCGGGCGTGCGCCGCCGGCCCCGCGCCACGGCGTCCACCAGCACCGCGTAGCGCTCGTCGAGCAGGGCCTCGATGGTCTGTCGCTGGATGTCCGACACCGCGGCGTGGGTGAACAGCTCCGGCGCCGTCTTGTAGTCGCCCCGGCGCACGAACTGCGCCTGGACGCCGAAGCGCTTCAGGGCCTCGCCAATCACGGTGGCCTCGGCCGCGTAGCCCACCAGCTCCACGCGGCCCATGGGCGCCAGGAGCACCTCGTCCGCCGCGCACAGCACCGGATAGGAGTCCGTGTCCACCGCCACCGCCCACGCCACCACGCGCTTGCCCTGGGCCCGAAAGTCCTCCAGCGAACGAATGAGCGCCTCCCGCCGGGCCAGCGACACGGACAGCGCCTCCACCTCCACGAGGACGCCTCGCACACGCGGATCCGCCGCCAGCACCTGGAGGGCCTCTCGGAACGCCGCGAGCGACGTCACCGTGGCGGGCTCGGGTCGGGCGCCGCCCAGCCAGGCCCAGCGACGCCGAGGCTCCCGGTACGCAGGCGCCCCCGTCAGCCGGAAGCGCACCCAGGCGGGCCGGTGCCTCCGGGCCAGCAGGCGCCAGGGGAGCCCCAGCAGGACGCGCACCAGGAGAAGCAGGTTGGCGAGGGCGACGAACGGGAGTCGCAGCATGGGGGGCAGCTACGGGAGCGCCCGGGGCCGCGCAAGGCTTGTTCTGCGCGGATGTTGGCTCATGGTAGCGTCGAGCGCCATGCGCTCTGTCTCCCTCTCCCGGCTTCTGCTCGTCACCACGCTCGTCTGGGGCGGCGCCGCGTTGGCCCAACCGGCGCGCCGCCAC harbors:
- the sppA gene encoding signal peptide peptidase SppA codes for the protein MLRLPFVALANLLLLVRVLLGLPWRLLARRHRPAWVRFRLTGAPAYREPRRRWAWLGGARPEPATVTSLAAFREALQVLAADPRVRGVLVEVEALSVSLARREALIRSLEDFRAQGKRVVAWAVAVDTDSYPVLCAADEVLLAPMGRVELVGYAAEATVIGEALKRFGVQAQFVRRGDYKTAPELFTHAAVSDIQRQTIEALLDERYAVLVDAVARGRRRTPEEARALIDAGPYSARRALAAGLVDALVSEADLPARLGLPPTEPGEDAAPLEPFAAYLDTRVFPPVRWRPVRRPPRLGLVPVSGVIVGGGAGRGRFAAAEAVVKSLRRAGRDPRVRAVLLHVSSPGGGALPSEQILEAVRRVAAAKPVVAYMDSVCASGGYMAALGARELWSAPYAVVGSIGVFIGKFEFSELLEWFGVRRTVITRGQNAGFASAARGFTPHERATLEAEVEESYQSFLETVAQARGRTTEEIHARAEGRVYSGLRARDAGLVDRIGGFEEACRRALELAGQGTEHFELVRYGAAERRLSLLRLLSSVAHARTYALCPVAVGLESWDEEEPEGALPPWLHHLWRATRP
- a CDS encoding 3-hydroxybutyryl-CoA dehydrogenase, with the protein product MATEHVVVVGAGQMGAGIAQVALVAGLRVTLVDVSKEGLAKGAERIRGGLKKLVEKGKLDEAKQKAAEANLATLTQATDAKDVDFAIEAVTENEDLKRRIFLELDAVVRPGGILATNTSSIPITRIAASTKRPESVIGMHFMNPVPVMQLVELIRGAATSEETYNTTRALAERMGKTTVVSKDFPGFIVNRILIPMLNEACYALMEGLGTAEDIDTAMKLGTNQPMGPLQLADFIGLDTVLFIAEVLHKGLGDPKYRPCPLLRQYVDAGWFGKKSGRGFYKY
- the apbC gene encoding iron-sulfur cluster carrier protein ApbC, producing MSVSESDILTAMSKVMDPELHVDLVKAGMVKDVRVAGDSVKLKIELTTPACPMKGKIQADAEAALKAVPGLKKFDIEWGAQVRSVAGGSGNAMLPKVKNIILVGAGKGGVGKSTVAVNLATALAQHGAKVGLLDADFYGPSVPLMTGLSDKRPVSPDGKSLEPLTAHGLKVMSIGFLVEADQALIWRGPMLHGALMQLVRDVNWGELDYLVLDLPPGTGDVALSLSQSVRAAGAVLVTTPQDVALADVVRAKQMFDKVHIPVLGIVENMSQFVCPHCSHTTAIFNHGGGRKAAEMFGIPFLGEIPLDLKVRESGDSGTPVVVSAKDSPEAKAFQDVARNIAGRVSAQTMKGIPLPVVQAR